The DNA window CAGTTGATCGGAATTCTCAGAATCTCGATGGAAATGCCCGGCAGGAGATTGAACTACACGCTTCTCAGTCAAATTCCAGACGACCAGTACAGTGGAGGCGTTGCTGTGGCTGGAGCCGGAGCTTCGACATCGTTGATAGAAACATCATCAGGAGAGGGGAAGAACGACAGGAGGAAGTTGGAAAGAGGATTGGATTGGGAAGCGGGTGGTGATCACAGGGCGGGCCAGCAGCAGCAGGTTAATTGGATCGGTAATATGTACTCAACGTTTGGTTTGCAGAGGCAGTCTAGTGGAAGCAGCTTTGGAGAGAGCTCGATATCCGGGGAGTACTACGCACCGACACCATCGACTACAGTGGCTAACGAGACGGATGCGTTTGGGTGTACGCACGATGATGTGCTTAGGATTGGAGGCGATTCGAGACCACAGACAGCCGAGATGGCCGCTGGGACTGGAGGATCTTCTAGTAAGAGCTGGGCGCAACAGACGGAGGAGAGTTATCAACTGCAGCTGGCATTGGCGCTTCGGCTTTCATCTGTGGCGACTTGTGCTGATGATCCTAATTTCTTAAATCCATTTCAGGATGATTCAGCTTTAAGGAGGTCGATTAGCTCTGCTGAGGCTGTGTCACATCGATTTTGGGTAGAAATTGTTTTCAATCCATCACATTTTCTAATCCGTGCTTATGGTTTTGTTGCGTTGACTTCAGTGGCTATGCTAATTTACATTATGTTTACTCTAGAATTTATAGTCTAGATAGCAACCAGATTGGTAACTGTCGGATGTCGTGTCAAATCCTGATTACCCGATAACGGATTGATGCAACATCTATTTTCTCCGCAAAATTGTCGATGAAGAATGATAGGGCAATAGTGTGGACCTCTGATGATACTCCGAGTTTGATTTTATATctatacaaataaaatatgatagaCTTTTGCTGTAGATGTTACTGAAGCAGCATATGCCATTGGTTGCTTCCTAGGAAAAGGCTTACGGCTGATGAAGTAGAATTGCATTATTGATCTAGGATGTGGtaacaaatgaagaaaaccttactttcttgttttaacatcaaatttatattGGTCTTTGACATTCACATCAAGTACGTCTTCCCAGGGGCAACATGCTGTCTAAGCTAGAGTACTATTCACGAAGTGATGATATAAGTTTGGAAAACCGATAGGAATTTAAGATTCATGTTTTGTTTACCTTCTTTCCAATTTTTGTGGTTAATCTCTTGGAATCAATGCAGTAAATGGATAGCTATAACCATCTGACCTTTGTTATGtcaatatttatttgagaatGGAAGTTAGCTATGGGCTATCCATTGTAGTATTGGACAGCCCAGCTGTTTGTCAATAGGTCGATTAGTTCCTAATTTATTCAAGTTGGCTGGATTCTACCCTGAGCCatgaaagattaaaaagaaaaaaccgaGATTTGAATGAGCATTTCCACTTCAGTATGAAAATGGAACTATTGGTATATTTACATGTGTGGCAAATATTGAAGATCtgacctttttttctttgatttattgTAATAACATTGAGAATGTGGTAGAGGAACATATTTTTAGGTCTTGCTAAACAGAGTAccattttttgaaaatgatgttCTGTCGTGTTATTATATGCATCAGGTGAATGGCTGCCTATCATACTTCGACAAGGTTCCTGATGGGTTTTATTTAATCCATGGAATGGATCCATATGTATGGACTGTATGCACCAGCCTGCCTGATAATGATCGCATGCCATCAATTGAATCTCTAAAGTCTGTTGATCCTAGCACTGATTCTTCAATTGAAGTTGTTCTGATTGATCGGCGCACTGATCCCAACTTAAAAGACCTCCAAAATTGGGTCCAAAACGTTTCTTGCACCTCTATAACCACAGAAGAGGTTGTAAACCAGCTTGCTAAACTTGTCTGTAGGAGTTTGGGGTGAGACATCCACACTTACATTTGGAAACTTGTCTATTTCATTCAACCCCAATAACTTCCGTTCTTTTGGTATCAATAGTGGCTCAGTTTCTGGAGAAGATATGTTGGAGCCGATATGGAGGGAGTGTAGTGATAACTTGAAGGAGACCTTAGGCTCAGTGGTTGTTCCTCTTGGTGGACTCTCTGTAGGACTCTGCCGGCATCGTGCACTTCTTTTTAAAGTGAGATCCCGGTTTTGAGGCACATCAATTGACTTATTATAGTTTTCCTTCTGTATTGGCTATGTGATTCCTGCAGTCACTTtatagtagttaatttcatatataattttctgCTCGTTTAATGCATATAGCCTCTGGTAAattcttaatcttgtattCTTGTATTTTCAATTTGCATAGCTATTATTTGATATAAGTTGTCTTTTAGTTGATCAAGTGAATTAACATAGTTCAGGGTCCGCTTATTCAAGATTATGGTATTTGCAGGTGTTAGCTGACACAATTGATTTACCCTGTCGTGTAGCCAAGGGCTGTAAATATTGCTCACGccatgattcttcttcttgtcttgTTCAGTTTGGGCTTGACAAGTATGCTCTCTCTGCAATACTCTACTAGTTCCAAAAGAGTTTTATATTGTTTACTGCTGCATTTATTGACTATGCAGCTCAAAcaacatatttcaattaagCTGGTGCCTGCCATTAATTGACATATAATAATGCTATTTAGACAGTATTGTAATCTTCATCGTCATTGTGAAGATAATTCCTGTAGGATACTGAAATAGCCTTGGGATCCAATTCAGATCAAAATGGGGTGAGatggaagaaaacaaaatgactTGGAAGCAATGGTtgataagttttttttattggttttacTCTCCTTTGAAATGTTTGGTTTCGACGTTATCACTTATAATGTTTTCTAACTCGTGCAATTTTTAGCTTTGAGatactcttttaattttaaatgtataGTGCACCTAACAGTGTCAACCCTcctcaaattgaccatttcttatttttccttGCTGATTCataattttagtaataattTATTGCCAATTTTGCTCTTTTGTGGCGATGAATGTTGGAAAGCTCATGGAACTGATTATTGTTCCTCGTTGTATTAATAAAGTTATAATTGGCTTGGTTAATTTTCTGTAGGGAGTATCTGGTTGACTTGATTGGAAATCCTGGTTGCTTGTATGAGCCTGATTCTTTGCTCAATGGCCCATCCTCCATTTTGATCTCCTCGCCGTTGCGACTTCCACGACTAAAGCCAGTAGAGCCGGCTATTGATTTCAGGTCACTGGCTAAACAGTACTTTTCAGATTGCCAATTGCTTAATGTTGTTTTCGATGAAGCTTCCTCATGTAATTACTCAGGTAATTATTTGACTCTTCACACATTAATTTCGGAACTatgaaaatcatattttataatttcattttgcatttttctctttggaaGTTCTTGTTGTAAATTATAACcagatatattttataatgttcCTGAAAAGTAGAGTGTATGATCATACTTCTTAGACATTGGATGCTTAGGATCATCAGTTCATCAGTGGATGACATTACGCAGGGGCATTACTTCGGCTATTTTCAACATTTAGTTTTCTTGTAGCTACAGGTGTATTTGTGGGGGGAAAACTATTCAAATCTATATCTGGTATTAGTAAACCTCTAGTTTGTGCTTCTTCTTGTCTTGATACTCACTTCAAGTACCCATTAGATATCTGATGAAAAAGGCCGGTGCTGCACCGGACAAAGCTGTATATGTTTGTAACCGTCTAATCAAACTTCAGTATAGAAAGTCCAGTTATTTTGTGCTCCATGCTATAAAATTCTGTGAAAAGTTGATTGAAGGACACAGGGAATGATGAGAAATAGAGTTGTGTGATGTGAGAAAATTCTCGGTAAGGTTGGAGATAGTGGAAATTTTCCTTGTTACGAAAGGTATGATAAAGTAGATTTTGTGACTAAAGATAGCACTTACAAAAGGCTGCAGTAAGCATGCAATATTGCTGAATCGCATAATTTTTGTTATGGCTTGCATTTACGTTTTCTCAAAACTTCTATCACACTCAATCTTGCAAGCTTTCCCtgtatattgtttttttcattGATAAGTTTTTATTCGTCACCATCACAGAAAATACAGTGGACGGAGAAGATAGCGCACTCCCCTTGTATCTAAAGCAGTTTGATAGAAAGTTCACTAACAGAAGCAACCAAATGCTTGTCCCTggtgaaaatgatgaaaaatcCATTTTACTGCATGCAAAAACTTCGCAGCCTAATTCCCAAGACAGAGATTTCCAACTACTTAAAATGCGTGATAATTCTCATAATGCTATACAACCAACTGTGCTGGTTGAGGATTCAATCCCACTGAAGTACGTTCCACATATTAGCCGTGGAAGTGCGCAGTCATATTTGGATATGTCCCACCCAAGGATGGATTCTACTATGGACGTAAGGTTTCAACAGGGAGGTCAGCTAATACCAAGCACACGGAGTAACACACTTCCCCTTGGTGCAGAGGATTTGGACATTCCATGGAATGATCttgttttaaaagaaagaattggAGCAGGTATGTgcactaaattttttataaaatatggacttttaaatatgataactTAGGCATAATGAAAAGATGTCAGTCTATGTATAGAATTCATTGCAATTAATCTTTTAAGGTCATTCTGAGCATATCGTTGGTGTAATTTCAGGTTCCTTCGGAACTGTGCATCGTGCTGATTGGCATGGATCGGTGAGTCATGCAAAAAATGGTTGATGATTATTATTTCCCAAAATTAGTCTACTATGCGAGCATGCAGTGTTTACTCGGTTTTGAGTCGAATATTGTGATGCATAATGCAGTtattgttgatgattattATCTGTTTTGCAAATTCTTAGAATATGATTTCTATCTTGCTCTCCTGTCAATACACTTGCCTTTTCCCATTGCATCAGAAGATATTATTAGGATGTAATATGACTATGCGTCATTGTAGGGAGCATTTTTGTATCTTGCAGTTCCTTTGGATGGGAATGGAAACCCTGTCTTGTTCTTCTTATCTAGCtatgtttttcaattattgaGTAATTGAAGATTTTGGTATGAAGCCTCGATTCAAGTGGTGCCttttcattatcttttaataGCTATATGATGTGTTCACGCCATATTTCTAAGATTTTATCATGGGCATGTCAGGAAGTTGCTGTGAAGATCCTAACAGAACAAGACTTCCATCCTGAACGTGTTAATGAGTTTCTGAGAGAGGTATGCAGTGGTGGAAATCTCAATTCTGTGTACTACAGGCACGGATTATTTTGTTGACtttggttttgtttctttatttttgcaTGATAGGTTGCTATCATGAAATCCTTACGACATCCTAATATTGTACTGTTTATGGGTGCCGTGACCAAGCCACCAAACCTGTCCATTGTCACTGAATATCTATCGAGGTTTTCTTTTACCATCTTTCTCCTaattaaagttgaaaaagTTAGCATCTGATGGAAAATGtttgaaagttgaagaatTGGTTTTATTTGCAGAGGTAGCTTGTATAGGCTTTTGCATAAGTCAGGTGTCAAAGACATTGATGAAACACGTCGGATAAATATGGCTTTTGATGTGGTATGTATATTCTAATGATTCACAAATTGTATTCAAcatcccccccccccccccccccNNNNNNNNNNNNNNNNNNNNNNNNNNNNNNNNNNNNNNNNNNNNNNNNNNNNNNNNNNNNNNNNNNNNNNNNNNNNNNNNNNNNNNNNNNNNNNNNNNNNNNNNNNNNNNNNNNNNNNNNccccccccccccccagaATTTTATCTTGTGCTGTGTTGTTTACCTTCATTTTCGACGACGTTTATATTTTGGTAAATGACTCGGTCATTCGTTTTGATACAGGCAAAGGGAATGAACTATCTCCATAGACGTGATCCTCCAATTGTTCATCGCGATCTAAAATCACCGAATCTTTTAGTTGACAGGAAGTATACAGTAAAGGTAGATAAGTTCGTAACTTTCagcttaaaaatatttctcctAGGGGACACTATTTTCCCGCTTTTTGGTCCTCTATCTCTTGTTAAGGTGTTACTTTGCTGGCATGAGTCCCCGctgttttttttatccattaaAACTGTATCTAGACTCTTCCTAGTGCGTCATCTACTTTTTACCACTGTTGATAACCTTGCAAGTCCTAGGTACATGAGTTTAACTGAAACGTTTCAgcagaaattttttaaacatgtttAGATTGGCGTTTTCTAGATTATACTTCTCTGCTGtagaagaacatgaaaataaatg is part of the Cucurbita pepo subsp. pepo cultivar mu-cu-16 chromosome LG03, ASM280686v2, whole genome shotgun sequence genome and encodes:
- the LOC111790451 gene encoding serine/threonine-protein kinase CTR1-like yields the protein MEMPGRRLNYTLLSQIPDDQYSGGVAVAGAGASTSLIETSSGEGKNDRRKLERGLDWEAGGDHRAGQQQQVNWIGNMYSTFGLQRQSSGSSFGESSISGEYYAPTPSTTVANETDAFGCTHDDVLRIGGDSRPQTAEMAAGTGGSSSKSWAQQTEESYQLQLALALRLSSVATCADDPNFLNPFQDDSALRRSISSAEAVSHRFWVNGCLSYFDKVPDGFYLIHGMDPYVWTVCTSLPDNDRMPSIESLKSVDPSTDSSIEVVLIDRRTDPNLKDLQNWVQNVSCTSITTEEVVNQLAKLVCRSLGGSVSGEDMLEPIWRECSDNLKETLGSVVVPLGGLSVGLCRHRALLFKVLADTIDLPCRVAKGCKYCSRHDSSSCLVQFGLDKEYLVDLIGNPGCLYEPDSLLNGPSSILISSPLRLPRLKPVEPAIDFRSLAKQYFSDCQLLNVVFDEASSCNYSENTVDGEDSALPLYLKQFDRKFTNRSNQMLVPGENDEKSILLHAKTSQPNSQDRDFQLLKMRDNSHNAIQPTVLVEDSIPLKYVPHISRGSAQSYLDMSHPRMDSTMDVRFQQGGQLIPSTRSNTLPLGAEDLDIPWNDLVLKERIGAGSFGTVHRADWHGSEVAVKILTEQDFHPERVNEFLREVAIMKSLRHPNIVLFMGAVTKPPNLSIVTEYLSRGSLYRLLHKSGVKDIDETRRINMAFDVAKGMNYLHRRDPPIVHRDLKSPNLLVDRKYTVKVCDFGLSRLKARTFLSSKSAAGTPEWMAPEVLRDEPSNEKSDVYSFGVILWELATLQQPWCNLNPAQVVAAVGFKGLRLEIPRDVNPKLASLIMACWADEPWKRPSFSSIMETLKPMTKQAPPQQGRADTLSVM